The genomic interval TCGGCGGCACGCGCCATGTCGATATCGAGGAAGGTGCGGCCCATCAGGAAGTTCGAGGCTTCCGCCGCGACGTTCTTGGCGAGCTTGGCGAGGCGCTGGGTGGCGATCACGCCGGCCAGGCCACGCTTGCGGCCGCGGCACATCAGGTTGGTCATCGCGCCGAGCGATAGCTTGCGCGCCTCGTCGGAGACTTCGCCGGCGACGGCGGGCGCGAACAGCTGTGCTTCGTCGACCACCACCAACATCGGGTACCAATGGTCGCGCGCGGTGTTGAACATGCCGTCGAGAAACGCCGCGGCGCGGCGCATCTGGTTCTCGGCATCGAGCCCTTCAAGATTGAGCACCGCCGAGACGCGATGAATCCGTGCGCGTTCACCGGCGACCTGCAGGCCGCGCTCGGTGTGGTCTTCGGCGTCGATCACGAGATGGCCGAATCGCTCCGCCAGCGTGACGAAGTCTCCTTCGGGATCGATGATCGCCTGCTGCACCCAGGGCGCGCTCTGCTCCAGCAGGCGGCGCAGCAGATGCGACTTGCCCGAGCCGGAATTGCCCTGCACCAACAGTCGCGTCGCCAGCAGTTCCTCGAGATCGAGAGCCGCGGTTGCGCCTGAATTGGTTTGCCCCATTTCGATCGCAACGGTCATGGCTCGGCCCGAGGTCTCCTTTCGCGAGCAGGGGGCTTAACAACCTGGGCGCGCCGCGTCGAGCACCTGCGGCGGTTCCGCCCGGTGTTATGCACGCACATCAGCGTTGCGTGACAAGCCGCGAATCAGCGCCAGCCGAGCGCCGGTGCGACGTGGGTGAGTACGGCCTCGATCACATGGGCGTTGTAATCGACGCCGAGCTGATTGGGGATCGTCAGCAACAGCGTGTCGGCTTCGGTGATCGCCTCATCCGCTTTGAGCTGCTCGATCAGCGCGTCCGGCTCGGCCGTATAAGAGCGGCCGAAGATCGCGCGGGTCTGCTCGTCGAGATAGCCGATCTGATCCTGCTGCTGGCCTTCGCGGCCGAAATAGGCGCGGTCGCGATCGTCGACCAGCGGGAAGATGCTGCGGCTGACCGAGACGCGCGGCGTGCGGGTGTGACCGGCCTCTTTCCAGGCTTCGCGATAGGCGCGGATCTGCGCCGCCTGCTGAACGTGAAACGGCTCGCCGGTCTCGTCGTTCTTCAGCGTCGAGCTCTGCAGATTCATGCCGAGCTTGGCGGCCCACACCGCGGTGGCGTTGGAGCCGGCGCCCCACCAGACGCGGTCGCGCAGACCTTCCGAATACGGCTCGAGCCGCAATAGACCGGGCGGATTGGGAAACATCGGCCGCGGATTGGGCTGTGCAAAGCCCTGGCCGCGCAAGAGGTCGAGCAGCACTTCGGCGTGGCGGCGGCCCATGTCGGCATCGCTCTCGCCCTCGGCGGGCTGATAACCGAAATAGCGCCAGCCATCGATCACCTGCTCGGGCGAACCGCGGCTGATGCCGAGCTGCAGCCGGCCGCCGGCGATCAGGTCGGCGGCGCCGGCGTCCTCGGCCATGTAAAGCGGATTCTCGTAGCGCATGTCGATCACGGCGGTGCCGATCTCGATGCGCTTGGTTTTGGCGCCGATGGCGGCGAGCAACGGGAAGGGCGAGGCGAGTTGCCGGGCGAAATGATGCACGCGGACGTAGGCGCCATCGGCGCCGAGCTGTTCGGCGGCCTGCGCCAGATCGATGGTTTCGAGCAGCGCATCGGCGGCCGAACGCGTGCGTGATTGCGGCGACCAATGGCCGAACGAGAGAAAACCGATCTTCTTCATTGAGACAGCCCTGACGATGTGAAGGCTGTAGATAGTGCGCCTGCCGTTTCAGAAAAGCCTTCGCTGGCGCATGGCGGTGATCGATCAGCACGCGCGCCGCGCGTGATGCCTCAATCGTTCGCCAAGCCGCGCAGCAGCAGATCGACACTCGCTTCAGTGAAGGCGACGAAATCGACTTCCTTGCGGGTGCCGAACAAGAGCGACCACAGGCTGAGCAGCACTGCGGGACTCATCACGATCTCGGTGAAGGCAGCGGCCGGCGCATCGCGGAATTCGCCCGCGGCGACGCCGTCGTCGATCACCTGCCTGAATTGATCCATGATCGGTGCGACGAATTCGTCGTAGTGACGGTCGACCAGATCGGGAAAGCGGCAGCCCTCGGCGATCAAGAAGCGCAGAATTTCGCGGGACTCGCGGTTCTCCGCAATGTGGCCATAGGTGAAGGCGATCAAGCCGCGCAGCCGTTCGGTGGCCGAGCCGGAGAGGGTGAGCGCGTGGTCCTTCAAGCCCGGCAGAAACGACTGCGATTTATGCCGGACCATCTCCTCGAACACCCGCTCCTTGGTGTCGAAGTAAAAATAGATCGTGCCCTTGGTCACGCCTGCGCGCGCCGCGACGTCCTCGAGGCGGGTGGCCGCATAGCCGTGCACGACGAATTCCTCGAACGCGGCATCGAGGATTTCCGATGGGCGCTCGGCTTTGCGGCGGGCGCGTTTGGTGACGGCAGGCGGCATGGGGCGAACTCCGATCACGTAGTTTTACTATTGACTTTCGAGTCAGTCAATAATATTGCACTGCAATGCGCTTGATCGAATGGGCGAATTCCTGATGCTTTGGCTCAGACCCGTGGTGCTGCTGGTGGTTGCCGCCTCTCTGGCGGGGTGCGGCGAGGAGGCCCGGCGGGAACGCCCGGTGACGCTGGTGAAGACCGAGGTGGTCCACACCCAGCCCCGCAGCACGGTCATTCGGGTGACCGGCGACGTTCAGGCCCGGGTTTCCACCGAATTGTCGTTCCGGGTCAGTGGCCGGGTGGTCGAGCGCCTGGTCGACGTCGGCGCCCACGTCAATGCCGGCGATTTGCTGGCGCGGCTCGATCCGACCGAACAGCGCGCCGATCTGGTCGGCGCCCAGGCGGCGCTGACCGCTGCCGAAGCCCAGCTCCGCCTCGCCACCGCGACCTACGAACGCCAGAAGACGCTGATGGGGTCCGGCTTCACCACCCGTGTTGCCTATGATCAGGCGCAAGAGGGGCTGCGCGCCGCCGAAGGATCGGTCGACACCGCCAAGGCGCAACTCGGCATCGCCAAGGATGCCCTCGGCTACACCGAGCTGCGCGCCAGCGCCGCCGGTATCATCACCGCACGCAACGTCGAAGTTGGTCAGGTCGCGCAGTCGGCGCAGTCGGCCTACACGCTCGCCGAAGACGGCGCCCGGGACGCAGTGTTCGACGTCTACGAGGCGATCTTCCTGATCCCGGTCGGCAGCGATTCCATCAAGCTGTCGCTGGTGTCGAACCCGGCGATTACCGCCGTGGCCAAGCCGCGCGAAATCTCGCCGACGGTCGATCCGAAGACCGGTTCGGTCCGTGTCAAACTGTCGATCGAGAATCCGCCGCCCGAGATGACGCTCGGCAGCGTCGTGGTCGGCGAGGGCTTCAGCCAGACGCTGGACAAGATCGTGCTGCCGTGGAGCGCGCTCACCGCCGATCAGAGCGGCGCCGCGGTGTGGGTGGTCGATCCGAAGACCCATACGGTGTCCCTCAAGAGCGTCGCGATCGAACGCTACGAGACCGACGCGATCGTGGTCAGTCGCGGCCTGTCGATCGGCGATCGCGTCGTGGTCGACGGCGGAAAGATGCTGCGTCCCGGGCAGGTGGTTGCCGATGCGGGAGGCGCCGCATGAGCGCACCACGTTTCGTTGCGGTGATCGCGGCTGCGCTGCTGCTGACCGGCTGCAACGACAAATCGGAAACCAAGTCCCCGGTGCGGCCGGTGATGTCGACGGTGATTGCGCCGCTGCAGGCGACCAATCTCGCCGTGGTCGGCACGGTCGAGCCGCAGTTCAAGACCGACTACGGCTTTCGCATGCTGGGCCGGCTGATCGCCCGTCCGGTCAATATCGGCGACGTCGTGGAGAAGGGGCAGACGCTGGCCGCGGTCGATCCGTTCGCGGCTGAACTCGCAGTGCGTTCGGCGCAGGCCGATCTGGCGACCGCGCAGGCGCAGCTCGTCAATGCCAGCGGCACCGCCAACCGGCAACGCGCGCTGATCGAGACCGGCGCCACCACCAAGGCGACGCTCGACAGCGCCGAGCAGGGCGACGCCGCCGCGCAGGCCGCGGTAGTCCGCGCCCAGTCGGCACTGACCAAGGCGCGCGAGCAACTGAGCTACACCAAGATCGAGGCGCAATATGCCGGCGTCGTCACTGCGGTCGGCGCGCAGGTTGGTCAGGTGGTCAATCCCGGCCAGATGGTTGCGACCGTCGCGCGTCCCGACATTCGTGAGGCGGTGATCGACGTCGCCGACGATCTGGTCGGCGTGCTGAAGATCGGCACGCCGCTGACCGTGGCGCTGCAGCTCGATCCGCGCGTCCGCGTCGACGGCAAGGTGCGCGAGATCGCGCCGCAGGCCGATCAGGTCACGCGCGCCCGGCGGGTTCGTATCACGCTGGAAAATCCGCCCGAGACATTCCGGCTCGGCACCACGATCACCACGCTGATCCCGGGTAAGCCGAGCCGCGGCTTCCGTCTGCCGGCGACCGCGATCCTGCGCCAGGGCGATCAGGCCAGCGTGTGGGTGATCGACACCGCCAAGGGATCGGTCAGTAAGCGCAGCGTGCAGGTCGCGCCGAGCGACAACGGCACGGCTCAGGTCACCGATGGGCTCGAGGCCGGCATGCGGATTGTCACCGCCGGCGTCCATCATCTGCAGGAAGGCCAAATGGTCCGGTTCGAACGGGAAGTCACGCCGTGAAGTCGTTCAATCTCTCCGACTGGGCGCTGCAGCACCGTTCGCTCGTCTGGTACTTCATGATCGCCTTCATGGCGGCCGGTCTGTTTTCGTATCTCGACCTCGGCCGCGAGGAAGACCCTGCGTTCACCATCAAGACCATGGTGATCCAGGCGAAGTGGCCCGGCGCCTCGGCCGAGGAGACCACCCGGCAGGTCACCGACCGGATCGAGAAGAAGCTCGAGGAGCTGGAGTCGCTCGACTACACCAAGAGCATCACCACGCCCGGTGAGACTACGGTGTTCGTCAATCTGCGCGACACCACCAAGGCACGCGACGTGCAGCCCACCTGGGTGCGCGTGCGCAACATGATCAACGACATCAAGGGCGACTTCCCGCAGGGCGTGGTCGGCCCCGCCTTCAACGATCGCTTCGGCGACGTGTTCGGCAATATCTATGCGTTCACCAGCGACGGCCTGACCCAGCGCCAGCTTCGCGACAAGGTCGAAGAAGTCCGCGCCAAGGTGCTGCAGGTGCCGAATGTCGGCCGTGTCGACATCGTCGGCGCCCAGGACGAAGTGATCTTCCTCGAATTCTCGCCGCGCAAAGTCGCGGCGCTCGGCCTCGACCAGCGCACCATCGTCAGCTCGCTGCAGGCGCAGAACGCGATCACGCCGTCGGGCGTGCTGCAGGCCGGGCCGGAGCGGATCAGCGTCCGCGTCAGCGGTCAGTTCACTTCCGAAGAGAGCCTCAAGGCGATCAATCTCCGGGTCAACGACCGCTTTTTCCCGCTGACCGATGTCGCCACCATCCGGCGCGGCTATGTCGATCCGCCGACCTCGCTGTTCCGCTTCAATGGCGAGCCGGCAATTGCACTGACGATCGGTATGAAGGCCGGCGCCAATCTGCTGCAGTTCGGCGAAGCGCTGAAAGAGGAGATGAAGCGGATTTCCGCCGATCTGCCGGTCGGCGCCGAAGTGCATCTGGTGTCGGATCAGCCGCAGATCGTCGACGAGGCGGTGTCGGGCTTCACACGGGCGCTGTTCGAAGCGGTGGCGATCGTGCTGGTGATCAGCTTCATCAGCCTCGGCATGCGCGCCGGCCTCGTGGTCGCGATCTCGATCCCGCTGGTGCTGGCGATCACCTTCATGGTGATGTCCTATTCGGGGATCTCGCTGCAGCGGATTTCGCTCGGCGCGCTGATCATCGCGCTCGGCCTTCTGGTCGACGACGCCATGATCGCAGTCGAGATGATGGTGGCGCGGCTCGAGGTCGGCGACTCGCTCGCCAAGGCCGCGACCCATGTTTACACCTCGACCGCGTTCCCGATGCTCACCGGCACGCTGGTGACGGTGGCGGGCTTCATTCCGATCGGCCTCAACAACAGCGCGGCAGGCGAATTCACTTTCACGCTGTTCGTGGTGATCGCGGTGTCGCTGCTGACGTCGTGGATCGTCGCGGTGCTGTTCACGCCGCTGCTCGGCGTCACCATCCTGCCCGACAAGATGAAGAACCACCACGAGACCAAGGGCCGGTTCGCGACGATGTTCAGCCGGATGCTCGGCTTCTGCATGCGGCACCGCTGGCTGACGATCGGACTGACGCTGGCCGCCTTCGCGCTGTCGATCGTCGGCATGGGTTTCGTGCAGCAGCAGTTCTTCCCGAATTCGGACCGCAAGGAACTGATCGTCGACTGGAACCTGCCGCAGAACAGCTCGATCGCCGAGACCAATGCGCAGATGGCCAAGTTCGAGCGCGAGGCGCTGACCGGACGGCCGGGCATCGATCACTGGTCGACCTATGTGGGGCAGGGCGCTCCGCGCTTCGTGCTGTCGTTCGACGTCGAACCGTCGAACGCTACCTTCGGCCAGATGGTGATCGTGACCAAGAGCCTCGCCGACCGCGACCGGCTGCGGGAGGAGCTGCAGGCTTACTTGCGCAAGACCTTCCCGGGCACCGACGCGCTGGTCAAACTGCTCGACATCGGTCCGCCGGTGGGGCGGCCGGTGCAGTATCGCGTCAGCGGGCCGGACATCGCCAAGGTGCGCGGCTTCGCGCAGCAGCTCGCCGGGATCGTCGCCGCCAATCCGCATCTCGGCGAGGTGGTGTTCGACTGGATGGAGCCGGCGCGGGTGATCAAGGTCGACGTGCTGCAAGACAAGGCGCGTCAGCTCGGCGTCACGTCGGAAGATATCGCCTCGACACTCAACGGCATCCTCGACGGTGCGACCATCACCCAGGTGCGTGACGACATCTATCTGGTCAACGTACTCGGCCGCGCCAATGACGCCGAGCGCGGCTCGATCGAGACGCTGCGCAACCTGCAACTGTCCGGCGGCAGCGGTCAGACGGTGCCGCTCGCCGCGGTCGCGACCTTCCGCTACGAGCTGGAGCAGCCGACGATCTGGCGCCGCGCGCGGCTGCCGACCGTCACGGTCAAGGCCAGTGTGATCGACGAGGTGCAGCCGGCGACGGTGGTCGAGCAGCTGAAGCACTCGGTCGGCGAGTTCACCGCCAAGCTGCCGGTCGGCTATTCGGTGACCGTCGGCGGCGCGGTGGAAGAGAGCGGCAAGTCGCAAGCGCCGATCGTCGCGGTGGTGCCGATCATGCTGTTCGTGATGGCTACCGTGCTGATGATCCAGCTGCAGAGCTTCCAGCGGCTGTTCCTGGTGTTCGCGGTGGCGCCGCTGGCGCTGATCGGCGTGGTTGCGGCGCTGCTGCCGAGCCGTGCGCCGCTCGGCTTCGTCGCGATCCTCGGCGTGCTGGCGCTGATCGGCATTCTGATCCGAAACTCGGTGATCCTGATCGTGCAAATCGAACAGTTGCGCAGTGAAGGACGTCCACCTTGGGATGCGGTGACGGAAGCGACCGAGCACCGGATGCGGCCGATCATGCTCACCGCGGCGGCGGCGAGCTTGGCGCTGATCCCGATCGCGCGAGAAGTGTTCTGGGGACCGATGGCCTACGCGATGATGGGCGGCATCATCGTCGGCACGGTGCTCACCCTGTTGTTCCTGCCTGCGCTGTACATTGCGTGGTTCCGCATCAAGGCGCCGACACAAGAGGCTTAGGATGGCTAGTTCGAGTGAAACACCGCCCGATCTTCCGTTGTGCCGCGGCGACCGCGTTCGGATGAGTCCGCTCGGTCGTGAGCGGCATCCGCGCTACGGCACCCGTGAGGGCGTCATCGTCGGCCAGGGCTCGCCGAGCAGTTGGCGGGTGAAGTTCGACGACCGCAAGACCATCCAGGCGATCCATCAGGACTATCTCGAGCGCGTTCCGGGGCAGGCGCCGCGCTTCGACACGTCCGAGCCCTGGAGCCGCTGGCGCGACGATCCGCCGGCGACCCCGTAGTCGCGCGTCCCTCGTTCCTGCTGGTGTCCTGATGTCCCGCGTGCCTCGCTCGTTTGTCGTCGTTGTCGCGCTGGCGTCGAGCTGCTTGCTCGCCGCCTGTGCAAGCCTGCCGCGCCAGCCCTACACGGCCGCCGAAGCCGCCAAGGCGCGCATCCTCGATCGCGACGATCTGCGGCGCTACGCCGACGATCCGCCGTCCGCCTTTGTGGATGGTCGCCGGATTTCCGGACCGCAGACCTACCTCGCGCTGTCCGGCGGCGGCGCCGACGGCGCCTATGGTGCGGGCGTGCTGGCGGGATGGACGGCAGCAGGGAGCCGGCCGTCGTTCTCGATCGTGTCGGGCGTCAGCACCGGCGCGCTGATCGCGCCATTCGCCTATATCGGCCCGCGCTACGACGACACGCTGCGGGAGCTCTACACCAGCGGCGTGGCTGAAAGCCTGCTGGAGGATCCAAACCCGTTCAATGCGATCTTCGGCTCAGGCCTGTTCGGCAACAAGCGCCTGCGCGAACTGGTTGCCCGGTACATCGATGCCAATTTCATGGAGGAGGTGGCCGAGCAGTACGCCAAGGGGCGGAGGCTGTTCGTCGTCACCACCAATCTGGATTCGCAGCGCTCGGTGATCTGGGACATGGGCCGGATCGCCGCGCTGCGGACGCCGGAGAGTCTCAATCTGTTCAGGGATGTCGTCGCAGCCTCGGCCAGCATTCCGGCGGTGTTCCCGCCGATGCTGGTCAATGCCGAAGCCGATGGCGTCCGGTTCCAGGAGATGCATGTGGATGGCGGCGTGATGTCGCCGGTGCTGACCTTGCCGGAAGCGTATCTGATGCGTAGTGCCTCGTGGGACAAGTCGCTCAACCTGCAGCTCTACATCCTGATGAATAATACCATTGAACCGGAGTTCCAGCTGGTGCGCGATCGTGCGCTGGACATCGCCGCGCGCGCCTCGTCGTCGATGATCAAGGCGCAAACCCGGTCGATCCTCTACAGCACCTACGCGTTCGCCCGCCGCAACAAATACGGTTTCAATCTGTCCTATATCGAGAGCGACCGGCCGCCGTCGCCGCCCGGCTTCGACACCGCCTACATGCGTTCGCTGTATCAATACGGCTACGACCGCGCGCGCAGCGGCCATGTCTGGTCGAGCGCACCGCCGGCGGATGATTCCGCACCGGCGCCCGTTGCGGCCACCACCC from Rhodopseudomonas palustris carries:
- a CDS encoding efflux RND transporter periplasmic adaptor subunit, yielding MSAPRFVAVIAAALLLTGCNDKSETKSPVRPVMSTVIAPLQATNLAVVGTVEPQFKTDYGFRMLGRLIARPVNIGDVVEKGQTLAAVDPFAAELAVRSAQADLATAQAQLVNASGTANRQRALIETGATTKATLDSAEQGDAAAQAAVVRAQSALTKAREQLSYTKIEAQYAGVVTAVGAQVGQVVNPGQMVATVARPDIREAVIDVADDLVGVLKIGTPLTVALQLDPRVRVDGKVREIAPQADQVTRARRVRITLENPPETFRLGTTITTLIPGKPSRGFRLPATAILRQGDQASVWVIDTAKGSVSKRSVQVAPSDNGTAQVTDGLEAGMRIVTAGVHHLQEGQMVRFEREVTP
- a CDS encoding efflux RND transporter periplasmic adaptor subunit, whose product is MGEFLMLWLRPVVLLVVAASLAGCGEEARRERPVTLVKTEVVHTQPRSTVIRVTGDVQARVSTELSFRVSGRVVERLVDVGAHVNAGDLLARLDPTEQRADLVGAQAALTAAEAQLRLATATYERQKTLMGSGFTTRVAYDQAQEGLRAAEGSVDTAKAQLGIAKDALGYTELRASAAGIITARNVEVGQVAQSAQSAYTLAEDGARDAVFDVYEAIFLIPVGSDSIKLSLVSNPAITAVAKPREISPTVDPKTGSVRVKLSIENPPPEMTLGSVVVGEGFSQTLDKIVLPWSALTADQSGAAVWVVDPKTHTVSLKSVAIERYETDAIVVSRGLSIGDRVVVDGGKMLRPGQVVADAGGAA
- a CDS encoding LLM class flavin-dependent oxidoreductase, with translation MKKIGFLSFGHWSPQSRTRSAADALLETIDLAQAAEQLGADGAYVRVHHFARQLASPFPLLAAIGAKTKRIEIGTAVIDMRYENPLYMAEDAGAADLIAGGRLQLGISRGSPEQVIDGWRYFGYQPAEGESDADMGRRHAEVLLDLLRGQGFAQPNPRPMFPNPPGLLRLEPYSEGLRDRVWWGAGSNATAVWAAKLGMNLQSSTLKNDETGEPFHVQQAAQIRAYREAWKEAGHTRTPRVSVSRSIFPLVDDRDRAYFGREGQQQDQIGYLDEQTRAIFGRSYTAEPDALIEQLKADEAITEADTLLLTIPNQLGVDYNAHVIEAVLTHVAPALGWR
- a CDS encoding patatin-like phospholipase family protein produces the protein MSRVPRSFVVVVALASSCLLAACASLPRQPYTAAEAAKARILDRDDLRRYADDPPSAFVDGRRISGPQTYLALSGGGADGAYGAGVLAGWTAAGSRPSFSIVSGVSTGALIAPFAYIGPRYDDTLRELYTSGVAESLLEDPNPFNAIFGSGLFGNKRLRELVARYIDANFMEEVAEQYAKGRRLFVVTTNLDSQRSVIWDMGRIAALRTPESLNLFRDVVAASASIPAVFPPMLVNAEADGVRFQEMHVDGGVMSPVLTLPEAYLMRSASWDKSLNLQLYILMNNTIEPEFQLVRDRALDIAARASSSMIKAQTRSILYSTYAFARRNKYGFNLSYIESDRPPSPPGFDTAYMRSLYQYGYDRARSGHVWSSAPPADDSAPAPVAATTPARHVAGVQ
- a CDS encoding TetR/AcrR family transcriptional regulator; this encodes MPPAVTKRARRKAERPSEILDAAFEEFVVHGYAATRLEDVAARAGVTKGTIYFYFDTKERVFEEMVRHKSQSFLPGLKDHALTLSGSATERLRGLIAFTYGHIAENRESREILRFLIAEGCRFPDLVDRHYDEFVAPIMDQFRQVIDDGVAAGEFRDAPAAAFTEIVMSPAVLLSLWSLLFGTRKEVDFVAFTEASVDLLLRGLAND
- a CDS encoding efflux RND transporter permease subunit; its protein translation is MKSFNLSDWALQHRSLVWYFMIAFMAAGLFSYLDLGREEDPAFTIKTMVIQAKWPGASAEETTRQVTDRIEKKLEELESLDYTKSITTPGETTVFVNLRDTTKARDVQPTWVRVRNMINDIKGDFPQGVVGPAFNDRFGDVFGNIYAFTSDGLTQRQLRDKVEEVRAKVLQVPNVGRVDIVGAQDEVIFLEFSPRKVAALGLDQRTIVSSLQAQNAITPSGVLQAGPERISVRVSGQFTSEESLKAINLRVNDRFFPLTDVATIRRGYVDPPTSLFRFNGEPAIALTIGMKAGANLLQFGEALKEEMKRISADLPVGAEVHLVSDQPQIVDEAVSGFTRALFEAVAIVLVISFISLGMRAGLVVAISIPLVLAITFMVMSYSGISLQRISLGALIIALGLLVDDAMIAVEMMVARLEVGDSLAKAATHVYTSTAFPMLTGTLVTVAGFIPIGLNNSAAGEFTFTLFVVIAVSLLTSWIVAVLFTPLLGVTILPDKMKNHHETKGRFATMFSRMLGFCMRHRWLTIGLTLAAFALSIVGMGFVQQQFFPNSDRKELIVDWNLPQNSSIAETNAQMAKFEREALTGRPGIDHWSTYVGQGAPRFVLSFDVEPSNATFGQMVIVTKSLADRDRLREELQAYLRKTFPGTDALVKLLDIGPPVGRPVQYRVSGPDIAKVRGFAQQLAGIVAANPHLGEVVFDWMEPARVIKVDVLQDKARQLGVTSEDIASTLNGILDGATITQVRDDIYLVNVLGRANDAERGSIETLRNLQLSGGSGQTVPLAAVATFRYELEQPTIWRRARLPTVTVKASVIDEVQPATVVEQLKHSVGEFTAKLPVGYSVTVGGAVEESGKSQAPIVAVVPIMLFVMATVLMIQLQSFQRLFLVFAVAPLALIGVVAALLPSRAPLGFVAILGVLALIGILIRNSVILIVQIEQLRSEGRPPWDAVTEATEHRMRPIMLTAAAASLALIPIAREVFWGPMAYAMMGGIIVGTVLTLLFLPALYIAWFRIKAPTQEA